One Gimesia aquarii DNA segment encodes these proteins:
- a CDS encoding class I adenylate-forming enzyme family protein, with product MNSTTDFLSKLLFIKSGIDSNWDYQFNPVESQETTSRFSLGELFCDVATRHADRPAISNSVASWKYHSLLSAAQKISDQLQSHPEYQPSHRVILLVPNSIAYIAAFYGILMSGGVVVPLPANTERGTLQKILESTEAFYIISTSQVLSRQPDLKGLQSDTICNDELGAQNQTIPPKPIVTTADDLAAIFFTAGSSGKPKGVMLSHSNLISNAQSIQEYLELKMDERPLCMLPFHHAFGNSILQSHILLGAHLVLDGNALFPESIVKAAIFHRCTSLSAVPDLFRTLLERTSFKKANLSSLRYMSVAGGALPHALSVEISQCIVPARFYVMYGQTEATARLAYVPPEDLPELADGCIGRAIPGVILEVVDEKGRTTEPGTVGELRAKGANVMRGYWRDATETRQRIRNGWLYTGDLATMDEAGWIILKGRRNALVKISGYRVHPVDLEEFALRSFPISQAVAVPYESKDVGTRLALYIKLNSKTDQISVSEMNAICRKNLPRQMVPDFIKIVESFPLNHALKIDRSQLSVSAE from the coding sequence ATGAACTCTACCACTGATTTTTTATCAAAACTGTTGTTTATCAAGAGTGGAATTGATTCAAACTGGGACTATCAGTTCAACCCCGTTGAGAGTCAGGAAACAACGTCTCGTTTCAGCTTGGGAGAGCTGTTTTGTGACGTCGCAACCCGCCATGCGGACCGACCTGCGATTTCGAATTCTGTAGCATCGTGGAAGTATCATAGCCTGCTGTCTGCGGCCCAAAAAATATCTGATCAACTCCAAAGTCATCCTGAATATCAGCCAAGCCATCGTGTGATTCTCTTAGTGCCTAACTCGATCGCTTATATTGCCGCGTTTTATGGAATCTTAATGTCGGGGGGAGTTGTAGTCCCTTTGCCCGCTAATACAGAGCGAGGAACACTTCAGAAGATTCTCGAATCAACAGAAGCCTTTTATATTATTTCGACTTCGCAGGTTCTGAGTCGACAGCCTGACTTAAAAGGACTTCAGAGTGATACCATCTGTAATGATGAGTTAGGGGCACAAAACCAAACGATTCCTCCAAAGCCCATTGTCACCACCGCAGATGATCTGGCTGCGATTTTTTTCACAGCTGGTTCCAGTGGTAAGCCCAAAGGGGTGATGCTCAGTCATTCCAACTTGATTTCGAATGCCCAGTCGATTCAGGAGTATCTTGAATTGAAAATGGATGAGCGTCCTTTATGTATGCTACCATTTCATCATGCGTTTGGAAATTCCATCTTGCAGTCACATATCTTGTTGGGTGCGCACTTAGTTTTAGATGGTAACGCCTTGTTTCCAGAGAGCATTGTGAAAGCTGCGATTTTTCATCGTTGTACCAGTCTGTCTGCAGTACCAGATTTATTCCGGACTTTATTAGAGCGAACGTCTTTTAAGAAAGCCAATCTTTCCTCATTACGCTATATGTCGGTAGCCGGTGGTGCATTGCCGCACGCGCTTTCTGTTGAAATCAGTCAGTGTATTGTCCCCGCTCGCTTTTATGTGATGTATGGTCAGACAGAGGCAACGGCCCGCCTAGCTTATGTGCCTCCTGAAGATCTGCCCGAGTTAGCTGACGGGTGCATTGGTCGCGCGATTCCAGGAGTGATTCTGGAAGTAGTGGATGAAAAAGGACGTACGACTGAGCCGGGAACTGTGGGAGAGCTGCGTGCCAAAGGTGCCAATGTCATGCGAGGATATTGGCGCGATGCGACAGAAACGAGACAGCGCATCAGAAACGGTTGGTTGTACACAGGAGATCTGGCAACGATGGACGAGGCAGGCTGGATTATCCTCAAGGGACGACGTAATGCGTTAGTCAAGATCTCTGGTTACCGAGTGCACCCGGTTGATCTGGAAGAATTTGCCCTGAGATCATTCCCCATTTCGCAGGCAGTAGCTGTACCGTACGAATCGAAAGATGTGGGGACTCGATTGGCTTTGTATATCAAATTGAATTCCAAAACTGACCAAATATCAGTTTCTGAAATGAATGCCATTTGTCGTAAAAACCTGCCGCGTCAAATGGTTCCGGATTTCATTAAAATTGTTGAATCATTTCCATTAAATCATGCCTTAAAAATAGACCGTTCGCAGCTGTCGGTATCAGCAGAATAA
- a CDS encoding FAD/NAD(P)-binding protein, whose amino-acid sequence MKKVAIIGGGFSGTMAAVNLARLSTGPLCIQLINDKYPLGRGVAYGTKREEHLLNVAARNMSAVPDHANHFLDWLRTRVDYSDLPDPQLRETYVPRRIYGDYLRSILSNYMQPIDSHHPAEIHVIENEAVDIELNYDGCAEITLKDGETVEADRVLLATGNQPPSPVAFSDHSFSHPAYSPDPWGNWMEQIPDSKEDVIVLGTGLSMVDVFLTLSEQEWEGNIIAISHNGMIPQAHFRGIEYPDFLPPEPEKLGLEKLVELLEKHCRQLQRIGENPGIVVDRLRPHTQRIWQQFLVSEKQEFLKRYAARWNVIRHRIAQPIHQRVTEAITEGRLRVMRGRISGLREQGDKVEVALQDRSGNEQLLSGGLVVNCTGPNSGFSDTSVPLFQNLLKRGLIRPDELDMGIDVAADFAVMNAEGNPSESLFAIGPLMKGTLWETTAVPELRGQAMRVAQLLLDDVALVTPGHDYRFSVEEEHVIEYYI is encoded by the coding sequence ATGAAGAAAGTGGCGATTATTGGTGGAGGGTTCAGTGGAACAATGGCAGCCGTCAATTTGGCGCGACTGAGCACAGGTCCTCTTTGCATTCAACTGATCAATGATAAATATCCACTGGGACGTGGCGTGGCCTATGGTACGAAGCGCGAAGAGCATCTACTGAATGTAGCAGCTCGAAATATGTCGGCTGTTCCCGATCATGCCAACCATTTCCTCGACTGGCTCCGAACACGCGTTGATTATAGCGACTTACCAGATCCCCAACTTCGTGAGACATACGTACCACGGCGAATCTATGGAGACTACTTGCGCAGTATATTGTCAAACTATATGCAGCCCATCGATAGTCACCATCCTGCTGAAATTCATGTGATCGAAAATGAAGCCGTAGATATTGAACTCAATTATGATGGATGTGCAGAGATCACTCTCAAAGATGGGGAAACGGTCGAAGCGGACCGTGTCCTGCTTGCCACCGGCAATCAGCCTCCCTCACCTGTCGCATTTTCTGATCACTCGTTTTCACACCCCGCTTATTCGCCAGATCCGTGGGGAAACTGGATGGAACAAATTCCTGATTCGAAGGAGGACGTTATTGTCCTGGGAACAGGGCTATCGATGGTCGATGTCTTCCTGACGCTCAGCGAGCAGGAATGGGAGGGGAATATCATCGCGATTTCCCATAATGGGATGATTCCCCAGGCCCATTTTCGTGGAATCGAGTATCCCGATTTTCTCCCACCCGAACCGGAAAAACTGGGACTTGAGAAGCTTGTCGAATTGTTGGAAAAGCATTGTCGACAACTGCAACGGATCGGTGAGAATCCGGGAATCGTTGTAGATCGTTTGCGACCACATACCCAGCGCATCTGGCAGCAGTTTCTGGTGTCCGAAAAACAGGAGTTTCTCAAACGTTATGCAGCACGCTGGAATGTGATTCGTCACCGAATCGCCCAACCCATTCATCAACGGGTCACAGAAGCCATTACGGAGGGGCGATTACGTGTGATGCGTGGTCGAATTTCCGGACTGAGAGAGCAAGGTGACAAAGTGGAAGTAGCACTTCAAGACAGATCGGGAAACGAGCAGTTGCTGTCTGGGGGACTGGTTGTAAATTGCACGGGTCCCAACAGCGGTTTTTCAGACACCAGTGTCCCATTGTTTCAAAACCTGTTGAAACGGGGATTGATTCGACCCGATGAACTGGACATGGGCATTGATGTGGCCGCAGATTTTGCTGTGATGAATGCGGAAGGAAATCCATCTGAGTCTTTGTTTGCCATTGGTCCTTTGATGAAAGGGACACTTTGGGAAACAACGGCCGTTCCGGAATTACGTGGTCAGGCGATGCGAGTCGCTCAATTGCTCCTGGACGATGTCGCATTGGTTACGCCGGGACATGATTATCGATTCTCTGTCGAAGAAGAGCATGTCATCGAATATTATATTTGA
- the yciA gene encoding acyl-CoA thioester hydrolase YciA, with translation MMEEVCELPDGKLILRTLAMPADTNANGDIFGGWIMSQMDIAGGIMSKEISSTRTVTIAVESMKFIRPVKVGDVVCCYGTVERIGTTSIKLQLEVWVEPVLRHEDYDCPSFKVTEAAFTYVAIDKHGKKTPIVKQGT, from the coding sequence CTGATGGAAGAAGTCTGTGAATTGCCCGATGGGAAGCTGATTCTGCGAACCCTGGCGATGCCCGCCGACACCAATGCGAACGGAGACATTTTTGGCGGCTGGATCATGTCACAGATGGATATCGCTGGTGGAATCATGTCGAAAGAGATTTCAAGTACGCGCACAGTAACCATTGCCGTTGAATCGATGAAATTCATTCGACCCGTCAAGGTAGGGGATGTCGTATGTTGTTATGGAACGGTTGAAAGAATTGGTACGACATCTATTAAACTGCAACTTGAAGTCTGGGTGGAGCCGGTGCTGCGCCATGAAGATTACGATTGTCCCAGTTTTAAAGTCACTGAGGCTGCGTTTACTTATGTGGCCATTGACAAACACGGTAAGAAAACGCCGATTGTCAAACAAGGCACCTAA
- a CDS encoding thiamine pyrophosphate-binding protein produces the protein MSDHCTTTVGSYLASRLEEIGLQHYFAVPGDYNLVLLDKLLENKNMQMISCCNELNAGYAADGYARATGGASAVFVTYSVGGLSLLNAIAGAYAEDLPVIAVSGGPNTNSESEFEMLHHTLGTLDYDYQRDIFSKVTAEAVTIHDPREAPAQIDHAIQTALRFRKPVYIEIACNIASAVTAEPTVREFGGPTASDPLSLNAAVEHAAELLNAAVKPVMVAGVKLRSFGAEEHFHKLADASGYAIATMPNAKGFFDEQHANYIGIYWGPVGSPGCGEIVDSADLCLFAGPTFTDYTTTGHAALINPTQVIQALPNSVVFPDRTFSNVKLADFLESLSTKLKPNDASMVAYKRIQEEVTPLRPGAPETPLSTRQLFSRIQQMLGPDSAVIAETGDSWFNGIQLDLPTGSRFEVQMQYGSIGWSVGATLGYSIGAPNQRPIALIGDGSFQLTAQEVSTIIRYGLKPIIFLINNGGYTIEVEIHDGPYNTIKNWNYAELVNVFNAEDGNGWGCKAGTEGELDDAIQQAVAHDGPAFIEVLIDRDDCSKNLLVWGGHVAKNNGRPPHSA, from the coding sequence ATGTCTGATCATTGCACTACTACAGTTGGTTCCTATCTTGCTTCACGGTTGGAAGAAATCGGTTTACAGCATTACTTTGCTGTGCCGGGTGACTATAATCTCGTCTTGCTTGACAAGCTGCTGGAAAACAAAAATATGCAGATGATTTCCTGCTGTAATGAATTGAACGCAGGGTATGCCGCCGATGGATATGCGCGGGCCACAGGAGGTGCCAGTGCTGTCTTCGTTACTTATAGTGTCGGAGGTTTGAGTCTGCTCAATGCCATTGCGGGGGCGTATGCAGAAGACTTGCCTGTGATTGCCGTTTCGGGAGGGCCGAATACCAATTCGGAATCCGAATTTGAAATGTTACATCACACGTTGGGGACGCTCGATTATGACTATCAACGTGATATCTTTTCAAAGGTGACTGCCGAAGCGGTCACGATCCATGATCCTCGCGAAGCGCCTGCTCAAATTGATCATGCCATTCAAACGGCACTTCGTTTTCGCAAGCCTGTTTATATTGAGATTGCCTGCAACATCGCTTCGGCTGTGACTGCAGAACCGACCGTACGAGAGTTCGGGGGACCGACGGCCAGTGATCCACTGTCGTTAAACGCCGCCGTCGAACACGCGGCAGAGCTACTCAATGCAGCAGTCAAACCTGTGATGGTCGCGGGAGTCAAACTACGTTCGTTTGGAGCAGAGGAACACTTTCATAAACTCGCGGATGCGTCGGGGTATGCAATCGCCACAATGCCCAACGCAAAAGGTTTTTTTGACGAACAGCATGCGAACTACATCGGAATCTACTGGGGTCCCGTGGGTTCACCCGGCTGTGGAGAAATTGTCGATTCTGCAGATCTCTGTTTGTTTGCCGGTCCTACATTTACTGATTACACCACCACAGGACACGCGGCTTTAATTAATCCGACGCAAGTCATACAAGCCTTACCGAACAGTGTAGTGTTCCCCGACCGTACTTTCAGTAATGTCAAATTAGCAGACTTTCTTGAGTCACTTTCCACGAAACTGAAACCGAATGATGCATCGATGGTGGCCTATAAACGAATTCAGGAAGAAGTGACGCCACTCCGCCCCGGGGCGCCGGAAACACCTCTTTCCACACGTCAACTCTTTTCACGCATTCAACAGATGTTAGGCCCCGATTCCGCAGTGATCGCGGAGACGGGTGATTCGTGGTTCAATGGAATTCAGCTCGATTTGCCGACAGGTTCACGGTTTGAAGTCCAAATGCAATACGGTTCGATCGGCTGGTCCGTTGGTGCCACGCTGGGTTATAGTATCGGTGCACCGAATCAACGTCCGATTGCTCTGATTGGAGATGGCTCGTTTCAACTGACGGCTCAGGAAGTCTCCACGATCATCCGTTACGGATTGAAACCGATCATTTTCCTGATCAACAATGGTGGTTATACAATTGAAGTGGAAATTCATGATGGACCGTACAATACCATTAAGAACTGGAATTACGCGGAACTGGTGAATGTCTTCAATGCAGAAGATGGAAATGGCTGGGGTTGCAAGGCTGGTACAGAAGGGGAACTGGACGATGCGATTCAACAAGCGGTGGCCCATGATGGTCCTGCCTTCATTGAAGTGCTCATCGACCGGGATGATTGCAGTAAGAATCTGCTTGTCTGGGGAGGGCATGTGGCCAAAAATAATGGCCGTCCACCACACTCTGCATAG
- a CDS encoding NAD-dependent malic enzyme, whose amino-acid sequence MNSGRSTEGNTIQKKGTLLIEDPILNKGTAFTEQERIENGLLGLLPPHVDTLDEQVDRAYEAFCDFHDNIDKHIFLRQLQDENETLFYRLLLEHITEMMPIVYTPVVGLACQRFSHIYRRPRGIFISYPERDSMDAIFENVQRDVDVIVVTDGERILGLGDQGVGGMGIPIGKLSLYTLCGGVDPARTLPIVLDLGTNNQERLDDPRYMGWRENRIKGAEYDAFIGQFVAAVKKRFPNVLLQWEDFASVDAERILDQYRNDLCTFNDDIQGTAAVTTGTILAAIAASGGDLKDQQIVMLGAGSAGVGICLQLKQAMLLAGMSEPEARSRFYVIDKDGLLHSGRTDLDELHQQLAQSPENLNGWDCDVSGAISFADVVRNSKPGVLIGATGQTGAFSEDIIREMAKHVERPVIFPLSNPTSRAEATPADLLKWTDGKAVIATGSPFDPVEFNGVTHTIAQCNNSYIFPAMGLGILASRARRVTDSMFMAAASALKETSPALKDPTASLLPPLTNIREVGRHIAKAVAAAAIEAGVADSVTPDEINQRIEQTMWKPEY is encoded by the coding sequence ATGAATTCAGGACGGTCAACAGAGGGAAATACAATTCAGAAAAAAGGAACCTTGTTGATTGAGGATCCAATTTTGAATAAGGGAACTGCATTTACCGAACAGGAACGAATCGAAAATGGACTGCTCGGTTTGTTGCCTCCGCACGTCGATACGCTCGACGAACAGGTGGATCGTGCGTATGAGGCGTTCTGTGATTTCCATGACAATATTGACAAGCATATCTTTCTGAGACAGCTTCAGGACGAAAACGAAACATTGTTCTATCGCTTGCTGCTGGAGCATATCACCGAGATGATGCCCATTGTTTATACGCCCGTTGTAGGATTGGCCTGCCAGCGGTTCAGCCATATCTACCGACGCCCGCGCGGGATCTTCATCTCTTATCCCGAACGTGATTCCATGGATGCCATCTTCGAAAATGTGCAACGCGATGTCGATGTGATTGTGGTGACCGACGGTGAACGCATCCTTGGCCTGGGTGACCAGGGAGTGGGTGGTATGGGCATTCCGATTGGAAAACTATCGCTCTACACTTTGTGTGGTGGGGTCGATCCTGCCAGAACATTACCAATTGTCTTGGATCTGGGAACCAATAATCAGGAACGGTTGGACGACCCGCGTTATATGGGTTGGCGCGAGAATCGGATTAAAGGCGCTGAGTATGATGCTTTCATCGGGCAATTTGTTGCAGCCGTCAAGAAGCGGTTCCCCAATGTGCTTTTACAATGGGAGGACTTTGCATCCGTCGACGCCGAGCGAATTCTCGATCAGTACCGCAATGATCTTTGTACGTTTAACGATGATATCCAGGGCACAGCCGCTGTGACAACAGGTACGATTCTGGCTGCGATTGCCGCTTCCGGGGGTGATCTGAAAGACCAGCAGATTGTCATGTTGGGAGCAGGCTCTGCCGGCGTGGGGATCTGTTTACAACTGAAACAGGCCATGTTACTCGCGGGAATGAGCGAACCGGAAGCCCGTTCGCGTTTCTACGTGATCGACAAAGATGGTTTACTGCATTCTGGCCGAACGGATCTGGACGAACTGCATCAACAGTTGGCGCAGTCACCTGAAAATCTAAACGGCTGGGACTGCGATGTGTCGGGGGCGATCTCTTTTGCAGATGTGGTTCGCAACAGCAAGCCGGGAGTGCTGATCGGAGCAACCGGACAAACGGGCGCCTTTTCTGAGGACATTATTCGCGAAATGGCTAAACACGTGGAACGACCTGTAATCTTTCCACTTTCGAATCCGACTTCACGGGCAGAAGCGACTCCAGCCGACTTACTGAAGTGGACTGATGGGAAAGCGGTGATCGCCACCGGCAGCCCTTTTGATCCTGTCGAATTTAATGGTGTGACCCATACTATCGCACAATGTAACAATAGTTATATTTTCCCTGCGATGGGGCTGGGTATTCTGGCTTCTCGGGCACGGCGTGTTACCGATTCTATGTTCATGGCAGCGGCATCAGCACTGAAAGAAACTTCGCCGGCGCTCAAAGACCCCACTGCATCGTTACTGCCTCCATTGACTAACATTCGCGAAGTCGGGCGACATATTGCAAAGGCCGTTGCCGCAGCTGCGATTGAAGCTGGTGTGGCTGACTCCGTTACTCCCGATGAAATTAATCAGCGGATTGAGCAAACCATGTGGAAACCAGAGTATTAA
- a CDS encoding alpha/beta hydrolase family protein, whose protein sequence is MNPLLKLIAFCSAIFLTTRVNATEDLNVLPPATGKIAEVGHVYHALQQQSYDASAKRQAEYEALKTPEQCEAYQKRMKEFFRTQIGGFPERTPLNPRIIGRLKGKGFRVENVIYESWPGHHVTANLYLPTSKPPYPGVLIPCGHSHDGKADDRYQRVCMLLAQNGMAAICYDPIGQGERYQVLSKQPNEFFRGTKRYRPPHPQVQFYCTAEHTLMSVSSIPLGSNAARYRIWDGMRSIDYLVSRPDIDPKQIGCAGNSGGGTLTSYLMALDDRVKCAAPGCYSTMYRSLIDFNGPQDGEQIIFGQLAYGLDIPNYTLMRAPKPTLICAATHDSTFKIEGTWELFREAKRFYTRMGYAERVDLIEADAPHGFGLKLREGTARWMSRWLLNKENAIFEGELPVFTYQELQCSQSGQILLDAGERSLFEINQGLNQELAEERIKQWANMDLNTARKKVRDITNITKLDDLHRPEFKEVGTIKRKGYHIKKMILTPEHGVPLPALLFHPDDVSGEIVLYLNGAGKQVDAALGGKIEQRMKQGDVVMALDVRCIGETSRKNNRRINWAHGLLGPNYHEFALAFLLGDSMVKLRAEDILVSARFLSEYQSKAKPRKIELTAIGETAIPALHAAALEPDQFSQVNLSYMIPSWGEVVKTPETHNQLINTVHGALKVYDLPDLIKLAGASKVKVSHPASVTENLAAKDQ, encoded by the coding sequence ATGAATCCACTACTTAAGCTGATTGCGTTTTGTTCTGCCATCTTTCTCACTACCCGAGTTAATGCCACAGAAGATCTGAATGTCCTCCCCCCCGCGACTGGCAAAATAGCTGAGGTCGGGCATGTTTATCATGCGTTGCAGCAGCAAAGTTATGATGCTTCTGCGAAACGCCAGGCTGAATACGAAGCATTAAAAACCCCTGAACAATGTGAAGCCTATCAAAAACGAATGAAGGAATTCTTTCGAACACAAATCGGAGGCTTCCCTGAACGCACACCGTTGAACCCGCGCATCATTGGCCGCCTGAAAGGGAAAGGGTTTCGTGTCGAAAATGTGATTTACGAAAGCTGGCCCGGCCATCATGTGACCGCGAATCTTTATCTACCCACATCAAAGCCTCCCTATCCCGGTGTGCTCATTCCTTGCGGACATAGCCATGATGGGAAAGCCGATGATCGCTATCAGCGCGTCTGTATGTTACTGGCTCAAAATGGAATGGCGGCGATTTGTTACGATCCTATCGGACAGGGAGAACGCTATCAGGTGCTTTCTAAACAACCGAATGAATTTTTCCGAGGCACAAAACGATATCGTCCGCCTCATCCGCAGGTTCAGTTTTATTGCACTGCAGAACATACACTGATGTCAGTCAGTTCGATTCCCCTGGGAAGTAACGCTGCCCGTTATCGCATCTGGGATGGAATGCGCAGTATCGATTATTTAGTCAGTCGTCCTGATATCGATCCGAAACAAATCGGTTGTGCAGGAAACTCGGGTGGGGGAACTCTTACCAGTTACCTGATGGCCCTTGATGATCGCGTCAAATGCGCAGCTCCGGGTTGTTACTCCACCATGTATCGGTCATTAATCGATTTTAATGGTCCTCAAGACGGGGAGCAGATTATTTTTGGACAACTGGCTTATGGATTGGATATTCCTAATTATACTTTGATGCGGGCTCCCAAACCGACCTTAATCTGTGCCGCCACCCATGACAGCACCTTTAAGATCGAAGGGACCTGGGAATTGTTCCGCGAAGCCAAACGTTTTTATACACGAATGGGATACGCCGAGCGTGTCGATCTCATCGAAGCGGATGCACCACATGGCTTTGGTCTGAAACTGCGTGAAGGAACCGCACGCTGGATGAGTCGCTGGCTACTGAATAAAGAAAACGCGATCTTCGAAGGCGAATTGCCTGTATTCACCTATCAGGAATTGCAATGTTCGCAGTCAGGACAAATTTTACTGGATGCCGGCGAGCGTTCGCTGTTTGAAATTAATCAGGGTTTAAATCAAGAACTGGCAGAAGAGCGTATTAAACAGTGGGCAAACATGGATCTGAATACCGCCCGTAAAAAAGTGCGTGATATCACCAACATTACAAAACTGGATGACCTTCATCGGCCAGAATTCAAAGAAGTCGGCACCATCAAACGTAAAGGCTATCATATCAAGAAAATGATTCTGACCCCTGAACATGGTGTGCCTCTGCCAGCACTGTTGTTCCATCCCGATGATGTCTCAGGTGAAATCGTGCTCTATCTCAACGGAGCAGGGAAGCAAGTTGACGCTGCACTGGGAGGAAAAATCGAACAACGTATGAAACAAGGTGATGTCGTCATGGCCCTTGATGTTCGCTGCATTGGCGAAACTTCACGTAAAAACAACCGGCGGATTAACTGGGCCCATGGTTTACTTGGTCCCAATTACCATGAATTTGCACTGGCATTTCTGTTGGGGGATTCGATGGTTAAATTACGGGCGGAAGACATTCTGGTTTCAGCACGATTTCTTTCGGAATACCAATCAAAAGCAAAGCCAAGAAAAATTGAACTGACGGCCATCGGAGAAACGGCCATCCCCGCCTTGCATGCGGCGGCTTTGGAGCCAGATCAGTTCTCGCAGGTTAATTTAAGTTACATGATCCCTTCCTGGGGTGAGGTTGTCAAAACACCCGAAACTCATAATCAGTTAATCAACACGGTTCATGGTGCGTTAAAAGTGTATGACTTGCCAGACCTGATCAAATTAGCCGGAGCGTCCAAAGTCAAAGTCTCTCATCCCGCTTCCGTCACAGAAAATCTGGCTGCAAAAGATCAATAA